In Pyrus communis chromosome 1, drPyrComm1.1, whole genome shotgun sequence, the following are encoded in one genomic region:
- the LOC137739513 gene encoding U-box domain-containing protein 4-like, with protein MEISLFKALLNNISSFFHLSSHNNINFDPVLKYYKSAEEILKLLKTLLDAIADSEIASYEILDKPFEELGQYVDELRVQIEDWQPFSSKVNLVLQVESLITKIWASGLDIFQLLKTSPQHLPDEMGSASLEQCIQKLEHMGYEQMSTVIKDAISDQVEGVGPSSEILVKIAEGLSLKSNQEILIEAVALEKLKENAEQSEKIEEAEYIEQMISLVTRMHERLITIKQARSCSPVPIPADFCCPLSLELMTDPVIVASGQTYERTFIKNWIGLGLTVCPKTRQTLAHANLIPNYTVKALIANWCESNNVKLPDPVKSVGLNKSAHLLGHAEPDTPKDSPIFSHSSVNQSMSPESTRSTGLPSKSMFSSGPLHRERISPLHPRSTSEGSLPGIVGNGQALDIERISLANSEDRSANLEERSTDLDSQHSMSPSRDELPNSIEDEQPSQSHNRTASASSVLFNANGTQGTSVNVNGVLQVPTNLSGYSSDASGELKSQAQTVAPLAPQQRETESPTRMAESRPRNQMWRRPSSFPRIVSSPPIETRPDLSELEAQVRNLVDDLKSTSLDTQREATFQLRLLAKHNMDNRIVIANCGAIGLLVDLLRSTDTRVQENAVTALLNLSINDNNKTAIATANAIEPLIHVLETGSAEAKENSAATLFSLSVIEDNKVRIGRSGAIGPLVDLLGNGSPRGRKDAATALFNLSIFHENKDRIVQAGAVKYLVELMDPAAGMVDKAVAVLANLSTIPEGRTAIGQEGGIPVLVEVVELGSARGKENAAAALLQLCTNSNRFCSQVLQEGAVPPLVVLSQSGTPRAKEKAQTLLSYFRNHRQGNAGRG; from the exons ATGGAGATATCATTGTTCAAAGCACTTCTTAATAACATCTCCTCTTTTTTCCATTTATCATCTCATAACAACATAAACTTTGACCCGGTTCTGAAGTACTACAAAAGCGCCGAAGAGATATTAAAACTGTTGAAGACTCTACTTGATGCCATTGCTGATTCTGAAATAGCTTCTTATGAAATACTTGATAAGCCATTTGAGGAACTGGGTCAGTATGTTGATGAGTTGAGGGTGCAAATTGAAGACTGGCAGCCATTCTCTAGTAAAGTCAATCTT GTTCTtcaagttgaatcgttgataACAAAGATTTGGGCTTCTGGCCTGGATATCTTTCAACTGTTGAAAACTTCCCCCCAGCATCTTCCTGATGAAATGGGTTCAGCATCTCTTGAG CAATGCATACAAAAACTTGAGCACATGGGCTATGAACAAATGTCAACTGTCATTAAAGATGCTATAAGCGATCAAGTGGAGGGTGTTGGACCAAGCTCAGAGATCCTAGTGAAAATTGCAGAGGGCCTTAGCTTGAAGTCAAACCAGGAGATTCTTATTGAGGCTGTAGCACTTGAAAAGTTGAAGGAAAATGCTGAACAATCTGAAAAGATTGAGGAAGCGGAGTATATTGAGCAAATGATATCCCTTGTTACCCGTATGCACGAGCGCCTTATTACCATAAAGCAAGCCAGGAGCTGCAGCCCTGTTCCAATACCTGCTGATTTCTGTTGCCCCCTCTCTCTGGAGCTGATGACGGATCCAGTGATTGTGGCATCAGGACAAACCTATGAGAGAACTTTCATCAAGAACTGGATCGGTCTTGGCCTCACTGTTTGTCCAAAGACGCGGCAGACTTTGGCTCACGCCAATTTGATACCTAATTACACTGTAAAGGCACTAATTGCAAATTGGTGTGAGTCAAACAATGTGAAACTGCCTGATCCGGTAAAGTCTGTTGGCTTAAATAAGTCAGCACACCTTCTTGGGCATGCAGAGCCTGATACACCAAAGGATTCTCCTATTTTTTCTCATTCCAGTGTCAATCAATCAATGTCACCTGAGTCTACTCGGTCTACTGGTTTGCCCTCTAAGAGCATGTTTTCATCTGGTCCACTGCATCGGGAGAGAATTTCTCCTTTGCATCCTCGTTCAACATCAGAAGGTTCCTTGCCTGGTATAGTTGGAAATGGGCAGGCTTTGGATATTGAAAGAATATCACTAGCAAATTCTGAAGACAGGTCTGCCAACTTAGAAGAAAGGAGTACAGATCTAGATAGCCAGCACTCTATGTCGCCATCTCGAGATGAACTTCCTAATTCTATTGAAGATGAGCAGCCATCTCAAAGCCATAATAGAACTGCGTCAGCTTCTAGCGTACTTTTTAATGCCAATGGTACTCAAGGAACTTCTGTCAATGTCAATGGGGTCTTACAGGTACCGACGAATCTGTCAGGCTACAGCAGTGACGCTTCTGGGGAGTTGAAATCACAAGCACAAACTGTTGCTCCCTTGGCCCCCCAACAGAGAGAAACTGAATCACCAACCAGAATGGCAGAGTCAAGACCTCGAAACCAAATGTGGCGCCGACCATCTAGCTTCCCGAGGATAGTTTCTTCTCCACCTATTGAAACGCGGCCTGATCTTTCTGAACTTGAAGCCCAAGTTCGTAACCTAGTTGATGATTTGAAAAGCACTTCACTTGATACACAAAGAGAGGCAACATTTCAACTCCGGCTACTTGCCAAACATAATATGGATAATCGGATTGTTATTGCAAATTGTGGGGCCATTGGCTTGTTGGTGGATTTGCTCCGCTCTACAGATACAAGAGTTCAAGAGAATGCTGTCACAGCACTTCTTAACTTATCGATTAATGATAACAACAAAACTGCAATTGCCACTGCCAATGCAATTGAACCTCTGATTCATGTCCTTGAGACAGGGAGTGCTGAGGCCAAGGAGAACTCAGCTGCCACTCTATTTAGCCTTTCGGTGATCGAGGACAACAAGGTTCGTATTGGAAGGTCAGGGGCTATTGGGCCTCTGGTTGATTTATTGGGGAATGGGAGTCCCAGAGGGAGGAAAGATGCAGCCACAGCTTTGtttaatttgtcaatttttcATGAGAACAAGGATCGAATTGTTCAAGCTGGTGCTGTAAAGTACCTAGTGGAGTTGATGGACCCTGCGGCGGGAATGGTTGACAAGGCAGTTGCTGTTTTGGCTAATCTTTCGACAATTCCCGAGGGAAGGACAGCAATTGGTCAGGAGGGTGGGATCCCTGTTCTTGTCGAGGTTGTTGAGTTGGGTTCTGCAAGAGGGAAGGAGAACGCAGCTGCTGCTCTTTTACAGCTCTGCACAAACAGTAATAGATTTTGCAGTCAGGTCCTCCAAGAAGGAGCTGTCCCACCATTAGTGGTATTGTCACAATCCGGCACCCCTAGGGCAAAAGAAAAG GCACAGACACTCCTTAGCTACTTCAGAAACCATAGACAAGGTAATGCTGGTAGAGgataa
- the LOC137740281 gene encoding lysine-rich arabinogalactan protein 18 yields MERNNIFTIALICLLVAGVGGQAPSSAPTNSPATPAATPPATTPAAAPKPKSPSPVATPKSSPTPASAPPKPAAAPTPVATPPTSTVSPPLPTPESSPPAKAPVSSPPAKSPPAAAPAPAAEPPSTPEVPAPAPSKKPTHKSPAAAPTPSKSKSKKPKHKSPAAAPTPDVASPPAPEGPDASSPDASSPDATSPGPSTAADDQSGAMTIRSLHKVVGSIALGWAVLALY; encoded by the exons ATGGAGCGGAACAACATCTTCACCATCGCACTCATCTGCCTTCTCGTCGCCGGCGTCGGAGGACAGGCTCCGTCATCCGCGCCCACTAACTCTCCGGCCACTCCAGCCGCCACCCCTCCAGCTACTACACCAGCTGCAGCTCCTAAGCCCAAGTCACCATCTCCAGTTGCCACCCCCAAATCTTCTCCCACTCCGGCGTCGGCTCCACCCAAGCCGGCCGCTGCTCCCACTCCGGTGGCCACTCCCCCTACCTCTACCGTCTCACCCCCATTGCCCACTCCTGAGAGCTCCCCACCGGCTAAGGCTCCGGTCAGCTCTCCACCGGCCAAATCTCCTCCGGCAGCCGCCCCTGCTCCCGCAGCTGAGCCACCCAGTACTCCTGAGGTCCCCGCTCCGGCTCCCAGCAAGAAGCCGACGCACAAGTCTCCGGCGGCTGCTCCAACTCCCAGCAAGAGCAAGAGCAAGAAGCCGAAGCACAAGTCTCCGGCGGCTGCTCCGACTCCGGATGTAGCCAGCCCACCGGCGCCAGAGGGACCTGATGCTTCGTCTCCCGATGCTTCTTCTCCCGATGCTACGTCTCCGGGTCCTTCTACAGCAGCTGACGATCAG AGTGGTGCAATGACGATCAGGTCCCTGCACAAGGTGGTCGGATCCATCGCATTGGGATGGGCAGTATTGGCATTATACtaa